The DNA sequence GGGCAGCGCGGAGGAGGTGCCGGGGCTGCTGGAGTGGCTGGAGTGGGGAGCCCTGGAGCTGGATCTCGCGGTCATCGGCGCCGGCGGCTCCATGGAGGCTCCCCGTCGGGTCGTCCCGGAAGGGGCCGCAGCCGGCGGTGGGGCCGTGGGCGGCACCTCTTCCGTCGGCTCCCGCGCCCGGCGGCATCCCCCGGGCCGGGACGCTTCGCAGGGGGCCGCCGTGTGGCTGCGGCCCCCCGAGCCGGGACGCGAGGTCGAGGCCTCGCTGCCGGCACTGTCGGCGATGGGAACGAGGAGTGCGCCGGGAGACCGCGGGGGTCCCCCCGATCTCGTGCGGCTGGTGAACACGGTGGCGACGCAGGTCCACCGCGTCCGGTTGCGGCGCGGGTGCTCCGCCACGAGGACCGAGGGTCAGCCGTTGGCCTTCTCGTAGGCCTCGCGGATGGACGCGGGAACGCGGCCGCGGTCGTTGACCTCGTAACCGTTCTCCTTCGCCCAGGCGCGGATGGCCGCGGTGTCCTGGCTGCCGCCGGAAGAGGGACGCGCCTTTCCGCGCCCGCCCGAAGCACGGCCTCCGGTACGACGACCGCCCTTCACGTAAGGCTCGAGAAGGCCGCGGAGCTTGTCCGCATTGGAGGTGGTGAGATCGATCTCGTACGTCTTGCCGTCCAACGCGAACGTCACGGTCTCGTCCGCCTCGCCACCGTCGAGGTCGTCGACAAGAAGGACCTGAACCTTCTGTGCCACCGGATTTCCTTTCATCGATAACTTGAGGGCCGGGGTGTCCGGCGTCCGCCGTATCGCCGCCCCTTGTTATATGCAGTACTGCAGTACGTCGGAAAGCAAACCGCTTTTGCCGTAAAAACACAAACCCCTGGAGGAGTCCGCTGCCCGCACCCGGCCGGGAAACATGCGCGTTTCGGACATAGGGCACCCGGGCAACCCGGCAAGGCAAGGGTCAAGGCGCGCGGGGCGGAATCGCCCGGCGATCACAGATGCAGAAGCATCCGGCTGTTGCCCAAGGTGTTCGGTTTCACTCGTTCGAGACCGAGGAACTCCGCGACGCCCTCGTCATAGGAACGCAGCAGCTCGGCGTACACATCGGTGTCGACGGGGGTCTCACCGATCTCCACGAAGCCGTGCTTGCCGAAGAAGTCCACTTCGAAGGTCAGACAGAAAACGCGGCGAACACCGAGCCAGCGGGCGGTCTCCAGCAACTTCTCCAGCAACCGGTGTCCGACGCCGGCGCCCTTCAGACCGGGCTTGACGGCGAGAGTGCGGACTTCCGCCAGGTCTTCCCACATCACGTGCAGGGCGCCGCAGCCGACGACCTCGGCGTTGTCGTCCCGTTCCGCGACCCAGAACTCCTGGATGTCCTCGTAAAGCGTCACCGTTGCTTTGTCGAGCAGGATGCCCCCGCGGACGTAGGCGTCAAGGAGGCGGCGTACCGCCGGGACATCGCTGGTGCGGGCCCGTCGGACGGTGAGGGCTTTTGCGGTGACTTCGGGGCTGTCTGCTGACATGAGCGGACGCTATCGTCCACTCCGGTCCTGCGCGGAGCCGGGGTTCTCGTCCGGGGTTTCCGGGAGCTGGACGACGCGCATCGCGTCCGTGAGGGCCTGGCGCTGTTCCTCGCTCATCATCCCGAAGAAGGCCACGAGAGCGGCAGCGGCGTTGTCGCTCTGCGACCACGCTTCGTTCATCAGGGCGGCGGCGTAGGCGGCGCGAGTGGAGACCGCCTCATATCGATAGGCCCGGCCTTCGGCCTCTCGGCGCACCCAGCCCTTCTGATGGAGATTGTCCAAAACGGTCATCACCGTGGTGTAGGCGATGGACCGCTCCTTCTGGAGATCTTCCAGGACTTCCCGAACGGTCACCGGGCGGTTCCACTTCCACACCCGCGTCATGACCGCGTCTTCGAGTTCTCCCAATGGGCGAGGCACAACTCAGAACAATAGTGGGAGATCCCGTCCATGGCGTGCCGGACGGGCACCGTCGCTGACGAACGGGCACAAAAAGGGCGTACGACTGCGCGTCGTACGCCCTGGTGCGAGCCCTCGGGTGGGTCAGGCGTCGGCCTTGGTGGCGGGCTGCGCGCCCGGCTGGGCGCCCTCCGCCCGCGCGAGGGCCGCGTCGACGAAGGCGTCCTCCTTGGTCTTGTTGGCGCCGCCCTGGGTCTTCACGATCACCCGGATCACGCCGATGAAGAGGACGGCCATGACGGCCGGGGGGAGGAGCGCGGAGACGTAGTCCATGCGTCCAGGGTAGCCAGGGGGAGCCGTCAGCCCGCGGCCAGGTGCTGGTCGGGTGGGGGCGGGGCGGGCTTGCGGCGGGGGAAGACCTCGCCGGGGGTGGGGATGGGGCGGGTGGGCTTGGGGGCGCCCGGGGCCGGGGCGGGGGTCGGGTGGGGGGCGGGAGTGGGGGCCGGTGCGGGGCGGGGGGTGGCCGGCTTCTTCTTGTCCTGGTCCCCGGAGGCGGCCGCGCGCCCTCCGGGGAGGGCCTGGAGGAGGCCGCGGCGGCAGTCGTGCAGCAGGGCGGCGGCGGCGGGGTTGCCCCGCAGGGCGCCGAGGGCGGCCAGATCGTCGGGGTGGGGGCGGTATCCGGCGCCCAGGGCCTCCTCCAGGAGCGTGAGATAGCCGGCGGCGGTGCCGGGGAGGGCGGCGCGGTAGCGGCCGAGGTCGGCCACGAGGAAGGCGCGCAGCCGGGCACTTTCCCGCGTGGCCTCGTCGACGGAGTCGGCGAGGCGGAGGCAGTCCTGGATGTCGTCGGCCGAGGCGGGGGTGGGGTGCAGGGCGAGGGCGAGAGCGCGGCGGAGCACGCGCAGTTCCTCTGCGCCGAACGCCATGCCGCCGCGGGGTCCGTAGGGCGTGGGCATGCTGTGACGATACGCGCTAATCAGACAAACAACGCGTATGGGGCGGGTGTGGCGTGGGGTGCCACTCGGGTGGGCGGGGTGCCTGCGGCGCGGGGTCGGTGGGGGGTGCCTGCGGCAGCGCCTGCGGGTGGAGGGGTGGGTCGGCGCGGGGCGGGGGTGTCCGTCCTCGGTCCGGCGCGGAATCGGCCCACTGGTGAGGTGCGGGGCGCGGACGCGCCGGCCGCTGCGGGCGGGCACCCCCGCCCCGTCCCCTCCTCGCCGTACGCGGCCGTCGTCGCCCTGCCCGCGATGGGCAGGCGGGCGGCAGGGCGATGGGGGTCCCCGCCCGAGCGGAGCCGGGAGCGGGGAGGGTGGGGGCGGGGTGCCCCGTAGGCGCCGGGATGCGCCCCCGGGCCCGTACCGGCGCACCGTGTCGCTACGGCCGGGACACGTTCCGCTCGTACACCAGGCGCAGGCCGATCAGGGTCAGCCAGGGCTCGTGTTCGTCGATGACCGAGCTCTCGCCCAGGACCGTCGGCGCCAGCCCACCCGTCGCGATGACGGTCACGTCGTCGGGGTCGTCCGCGAGTTCGCGGGCCATGCGGTTGACGACGCCGTCCACCTGGCCGGCGAAGCCGTACACGATGCCCGACTGCATGGCCGCGACGGTGTTCTTGCCGATCACGTTCCGGGGCCGGGCCACCTCGATCTTCCGCAGCTGGGCGGCCTTGACCCCGAGGGCCTCCACCGAGATCTCGATGCCGGGCGCGATGACCCCGCCGACGTACTCGCCCCGCGCGGAGACCGCGTCGAAGGTGGTCGCCGTGCCGAAGTCGACGACGATCGCCGGGCCGCCGTACAGCTCGTTCGCCGCGACCGCGTTGATGATCCGGTCGGCGCCGACCTCCTTGGGGTTGTCGAACTGGATTGGGACGCCCGTCTTGACGCCCGGCTCGACGAGGACCGCGGGGACGTCGCCGTAGTAGCGGCGGGTGACCTCGCGCAGTTCGTGCAGCACCGAGGGGACGGTCGCGCAGATGGCGATGCCGTCGATGCCGTCGCCCAGCTCGTCGCCGAGGAGCGGGTGCATGCCCATGAGGCCCTGGAGGAGGACCGCGAGCTCGTCGGCCGTGCGGCGCGCGTCCGTGGAGATGCGCCAGTGCTCGACGATCTCCTCGCCGTCGAACAGGCCGAGGACCGTGTGCGTGTTTCCTACGTCGATGGTCAGCAGCATGGCCGGTCCCTACTCCGCCGCTCGCAGGTCGAGGCCGATGTCGAGGATCGGCGAGGAGTGGGTGAGCGCCCCCACCGCCAGGTAGTCGACGCCCGTGTCCGCGTACGCCTTGGCGTTGGCGAGGGTGAGGCGGCCGGAGGCCTCCAGGGCGGCGCGGCCGTCGACGAGGGCCACCGCCTCCTCGCACTCGCCCGGCGTGAAGTTGTCCAGCAGGATCAGGTCCGCGCCCGCGTCCAGGACCTCGCGGAGCTGGTGCAGGGTGTCGACCTCGACCTCGATCGGGACGTCGGGGAAGCGTTCGCGGACGGCGTTGAAGGCCGCGGCGACGCCGCCGGCGGCCACCACGTGGTTGTCCTTGACCAGGGCCGCGTCCGACAGGGACATGCGGTGGTTGACGCCGCCGCCGCAGCGCACCGCGAACTTCTCCAGGCTGCGCAGGCCGGGGGTGGTCTTGCGGGTGTCGCGGACCCGCGCCCCGGTGCCTTCGAGGACGTCCGCCCACGCGCGCGTGGCCGTCGCGATGCCCGACAGGCGGCACAGGAGGTTCAGCGCGCTGCGCTCGGCGGTGAGGATGTCGCGGGTGCGGGTGGTGACGGAGAGCAGGGTCTGGCCCGCCTCCACGCGGTCGCCGTCCTCCGCGTGGCGCTCGACCTCCAGTTCCTCCGCGCAGACGACCGACAGGACCGCCTCGGCGATCCTCAGGCCCGCCACGGTGCCCGCCTCCCGCGCGGTGAAGTCGGCGGTGGCCACGGCGTCCTCCGGGATGGTCGCGACCGTCGTCACGTCCACTCCGTGGGCCAGGTCCTCCTGGAGGGCGACGTTGGCGATGTCCTCGACCTCCACGGGGTCGAGGCCCGCGTCGGCCAGGAGCTGCGCGAGTGCGGGGTCGAGGCCGCACTCCAGATAGGTCTCCTCGTCGGCGCCGCAGGCGCAGCCGTCGCCGCAGCCACCGGAGGGGGCGAGGGGAAGGTCGGGGGTGGTCACTGCTGTCACTGCTCCTGGGCCTGGGGGAGGGTAGGGGGGAAGTCTGTGGTGTCGGTGGTGTGCGCCGCCAGCGTGCGGTCCGGATTCAGCCGTACGACGATGTGGCGGCGCCACGCGCTGTCGTCCCGCTCGGGGCGGTCCTCGCGCCAGTGGCAGCCGCGGGTCTCCTCGCGCCGCCGCGCGGCGTCGACCAGGACCCTGGCCACACACAGGAGGTTGGTGGCCTCCCAGGTGTCGACGCCGGGCTCGGCGGTCTTGCCGTTCTCGTCGAGGGCCTCGCGGGCGTCGGCGTGCAGTCGGTGGAGCCGGTCGGCCGCCTGGGAGAGGGAGGCCTCGGAGCGCAGCACTCCCGCGCCGCGGGTCATGATCCGCTGGATGGTGAGGCGGGCCTCCGGGGGCAGCAGGGGGTGCGCGGGGCGGTCGGACTGCGGCAGGGGCTGGGGCACGCGCGTGTGGCGGGCGGGTCCGCCGCGCGCGATGTCGGCGGCGATGCGCTCGGCGTAGACCAGGCCTTCGAGGAGCGAGTTGGAGGCCAGGCGGTTCGCGCCGTGCACGCCGGTGCAGGCGACCTCCCCGCACGCGTACAGGCCGGGCACGGTGGTGCGGCCGTGGGAGTCGGTGCGCACGCCGCCGGAGGCGTAGTGGGCGGCCGGGGCGACCGGGACGG is a window from the Streptomyces capillispiralis genome containing:
- a CDS encoding SCO3374 family protein, with the protein product MVGTVPARVPPVPLRRHPLPPDEDGVRDEDGVRHGDEVRHGDEVRHWYENVLGWPTVPGEPVRLVVGVRFDVLDVPVAAGWASLARLGAGSGWGADPGPGARADPGARCSGWGFPVAVRGGRMRFLVAAGSAEEVPGLLEWLEWGALELDLAVIGAGGSMEAPRRVVPEGAAAGGGAVGGTSSVGSRARRHPPGRDASQGAAVWLRPPEPGREVEASLPALSAMGTRSAPGDRGGPPDLVRLVNTVATQVHRVRLRRGCSATRTEGQPLAFS
- a CDS encoding histone-like nucleoid-structuring protein Lsr2; amino-acid sequence: MAQKVQVLLVDDLDGGEADETVTFALDGKTYEIDLTTSNADKLRGLLEPYVKGGRRTGGRASGGRGKARPSSGGSQDTAAIRAWAKENGYEVNDRGRVPASIREAYEKANG
- a CDS encoding amino-acid N-acetyltransferase; translation: MSADSPEVTAKALTVRRARTSDVPAVRRLLDAYVRGGILLDKATVTLYEDIQEFWVAERDDNAEVVGCGALHVMWEDLAEVRTLAVKPGLKGAGVGHRLLEKLLETARWLGVRRVFCLTFEVDFFGKHGFVEIGETPVDTDVYAELLRSYDEGVAEFLGLERVKPNTLGNSRMLLHL
- a CDS encoding BlaI/MecI/CopY family transcriptional regulator → MGELEDAVMTRVWKWNRPVTVREVLEDLQKERSIAYTTVMTVLDNLHQKGWVRREAEGRAYRYEAVSTRAAYAAALMNEAWSQSDNAAAALVAFFGMMSEEQRQALTDAMRVVQLPETPDENPGSAQDRSGR
- a CDS encoding type III pantothenate kinase, which produces MLLTIDVGNTHTVLGLFDGEEIVEHWRISTDARRTADELAVLLQGLMGMHPLLGDELGDGIDGIAICATVPSVLHELREVTRRYYGDVPAVLVEPGVKTGVPIQFDNPKEVGADRIINAVAANELYGGPAIVVDFGTATTFDAVSARGEYVGGVIAPGIEISVEALGVKAAQLRKIEVARPRNVIGKNTVAAMQSGIVYGFAGQVDGVVNRMARELADDPDDVTVIATGGLAPTVLGESSVIDEHEPWLTLIGLRLVYERNVSRP
- the nadC gene encoding carboxylating nicotinate-nucleotide diphosphorylase, which codes for MTTPDLPLAPSGGCGDGCACGADEETYLECGLDPALAQLLADAGLDPVEVEDIANVALQEDLAHGVDVTTVATIPEDAVATADFTAREAGTVAGLRIAEAVLSVVCAEELEVERHAEDGDRVEAGQTLLSVTTRTRDILTAERSALNLLCRLSGIATATRAWADVLEGTGARVRDTRKTTPGLRSLEKFAVRCGGGVNHRMSLSDAALVKDNHVVAAGGVAAAFNAVRERFPDVPIEVEVDTLHQLREVLDAGADLILLDNFTPGECEEAVALVDGRAALEASGRLTLANAKAYADTGVDYLAVGALTHSSPILDIGLDLRAAE